The genomic stretch agtccAAGCTCCAGCCGGTCGAGGTTcgcgtgtgcgtgcgtgtgtgccGAGGAGGAGACGAAAACTACGTACTCCTGCTAGTTGATGGCGTCGCAGGACGTGGACGACAGCAACTTCGCGCTGCACGGCCGCGGCGTGCCGCTCCTGGTCGGCCTGCTCgcgctcgtcgtcgccttcgtCGCCGTCTGCCTCTACCTCCGTTGGGCGTGCACCCGcaggcgccgccgcgccgccgacctCGAGGCCTCCTCGTCGGCCGCCGTGGCGTCGCGAGCGATCCCCGGCCTCGACGCCGACGCCACCAACGGGCTCCCCGTCACGCTCTACAGCCCAACGCGTTCATCTGGGGTGAAGGCCGGCggtggcgaggaggagcaggTGGTGGAGGCGGAGTGCTCGATCTGCATCAGCGCGCTGGTGGCCGGGGAAAAGGTCAAGGTGCTCCCTCCCTGCGGCCACTGTTTCCACCCGAACTGCGTCGACGCCTGGCTCCTTGCCCAGCCCAGCTGCCCGCTCTGCCGCACTACTCTCCTCCCGGTGACCGCCGGCGGCAAACCTGACGTCGTCAACGGAGGCGACTCCCCGGTGTGATTCGTCAACCACCAAGACAACGCCCTAGCTAGAGCAGTTGTAGTTGGGCTTTACGATAATTCTAGACTTATTGTGGGCTTTATTTGGTTCATGAGCATTGGTGGCAGCCCATGTACGGAGCGCGTACTCCAGTGTCAACGTGGGCGCCGGCTGAGTCGACATTGTGGCTAACTGACCTGCAGCTAGTGGAGGATAACCGGGGCAGCGGAGGTTGGCTAACTGACCTGCAGATACCTGCACGAACGGAGCAAGTAGACCAGTTGCAGCCATGATGGAAACTCTGCGTAAAGGACGAGGTAACCTTGCCTGATACTCATGTTAGTGCGATGCTGGCTAAGACGTCCTCCTACTTTTGCCCGGCTGGACCGCCTCTGTCGCTCCCACAGCCACAGCTAGGCCGCACTCTGCCCGGCTGTGCCTTTTCCGAGCACGACGGTCGACCGCTCGGCCTCGATTGAGCTAAACGTCGAGAAGTCCGATCAGCGGTTCAGCCGCATTTTAGATTTTTGCTGTTCGTCCAGGCAAAAGATAGCACTTGTCAAGGTATGCTAGACCGGAGGTTCTGTGCTTCTGTTTTCTTAGTAGGGTGACTCCGAGATGTCCCCGATTATGAGGTAGTGGGGCATTTGTTTGTGTTTTAAGGGCATGAGGCCCTGATGGCATATTACTTCACTTATTATCGGGTTTTAGATATTGAGTGGTGGCTTTGGATTTTACGATGTATGCATTTAACATACCTTTGTTAAATAAAATCTAGACAAAAGTTGTATGCATCGCTTTCATGTAGAGGATGGGGCTCTGCTCCCCCTGTAAAAAAAAAGTGCTGACAAAGCTGATGGCAAAAAGCACGAAATGCACATATAAGAACTACAATCCTCATTTCAAAATAAGTGTTGTAGCTTTATCCAGATGCATTCTAATATGTAGATATATCTATATGTAGGTAAAATAGTGACACTAATTTTAAAACGAGAAAATAGTTACCTTGTGTCTCGATCTTGTTCTTCCGGCCTAGGATATTTAgaggatggtgatgatgatggcggcgGTGGCTCGGGTGATGAGACACAAGGTTTTGGCTTTTGATCCTTCTATACCTGTGCATATCTCAGGCCGGGCCTTGGATCGGGCCGACCAAAGCCCGATGCAAAAAATTCTGGCCCAGGACCGGCCCGGCACGACCGTCGGGCCAAAAAagtggcccaagcccggcccatcaAGAAGAAAGCCTAGTGGGCCTCGGGCTTGGGCCAGGCTGCTTCAGTAAAATGAAGAAATCACGGCCTAGGCCCGGCCCTGCCCAAGCATCGGGCCACAAAATCAGGCCCTGGCCCGGCCCGGAGACATGGTCGGGTCGGGCTTGGCCCGGAAATTTTGGGCCGGGCCAGGCTGCCCATAGCCAGTTATAGATCCTTCCCTTTTCAGCTACATATCTGTCTAGCTCTACAAATTGCTCTGTCGTGTGTAGCTGTCTCTGTTGTGCGTTAATAATTTATTAGCAAGCAGGTGATCCGATTGGAAAAGGATGATGTGGCTACTTTGTCTAGTGATATGTATGATCAAGCACTACTCACAAGTCGACCGGCTGACAGGGGTCAATGTGAGATACGATGCTCTCTCTTTTTTAATGGGAGCATGCATGCCATGCCAGTGGTGTTGGCTCGGCTGAAAGAGAGGAACGTGCATTTTATCAGGACGTTCGGGCGCCCGAACCTTATCCTACACCGTCTAGTGCATAAAAGTGCATCAAGATTGGTGAAATTGTTTTGCGAAGAAGTTCATATTCTTTATCTAATTTCTAGCAGGAGGTCCTCTCAGTTTGTGAAGTTCTTCACAGGTTACAGTGTGGATCCATTGTAGTCATCATAAAGTTCAGATCgaatttttgtggagttccttACAATCTTGTTATGGATCTTTTATGTGAATATGAAGTTATTCAATAATTGTTACAATTAACCTTTATCCCATAAAAATATCCATGTGAAGTTCTTCCTAGATCCATGTAAATTCCATAAAAATATCCATGTAAATCCATGTGAAGTTCTTCGCAGATCCATGTAAATTCGATAAGAAGATCCATGTAAATTCGACAAAAAAGATCTATGCACACAAAAAAAGGAACAAACGGTGGAGCACGAGGACGACGGCAGCGCGAGCGGAGGAGGGTGTAAGGCGGGCGCATCCGTGCCGGCCGTCGGGAGGACCACGGCGCCACGAGTGGGGGAGGGCACGCGGCGGCCGCGTCCGTGCCAGCCGGCAGGGGGACCATGACGGCGCGAGGCGGCCGTGTCCGTGCCGGCCGGCGGGAGGACCACGCCGGCGTGAGGCGGCCACGTCCATGCCGGCCGGTAGGAGGACCACGACCACGAGCGGCGGAGGGCGTCAATCGTCGAGGCAACGGCGGTCGCTGgagcaaggaggagccggcgacacgAGCGGTGGGGGATTTTTTTAGGGTTTGAACCCGTTTTGGAGATTTTATACATATGTCTTTTGGACTACTTCCTGATTCCATAATAGTACAGGAGTCTTTTTGCTAAATGGTCTAGCGTGAATCTCCCTTCATCTTGACGGCAAGCGATAAGGTTCGGGCGCCCAAACGTCCTGTAATGTGCATTTTCTCAGGACGTTCGGGCGCCTGAACCTTATCCTACACCGTCTAGTGCATAAAACTGCATCAAGATTGGTGAAGTTGTTTTGCGAAGAAGTCCATATTCTTTATCCAATTTCTAGCAGAAGGTCCTCTCAGTTTGTGAAGGTTTTCACAGGTTACAGCGTGGATCCACTTTAGTCATCATAAAGTTCAGAtcaaatttttgtggagttccttACAATCTTGTTGTGGATCTTTTATGTGANNNNNNNNNNNNNNNNNNNNNNNNNNNNNNNNNNNNNNNNNNNNNNNNNNNNNNNNNNNNNNNNNNNNNNNNNNNNNNNNNNNNNNNNNNNNNNNNNNNNGGTAATGCAAAATATTTCAAGTATACTTACAAGTTTCGATTGATGGAAAATATTCAAGTTGTTAGCATGCACCTTCATGCCAACTGAATCTAAGATACTAAAAGGTCATTTGGTTGGTAGAGTATATTTTCCTCATGCTAAATGGGGTATACATTACTTAATTTACTTATGGACATCTCAGTTTAAAACACAAATGCTTTGTCATGAAAATTGTATACACTAAACTAGTTTAGAACAAAGGACCATGTATTTGTATTTAACACTCGACCCAAGAATCATTTATAGGAATAGCTTATTTTCCATATTCATAAATTGGCTAGCATGGATGCACAAAATCTCTCAAGAAAAAATGACAACACGTTCCATCACTCTTCTTAAACTACATATTGATacaatttttccaaaaaaaaaaatgtgtgTGTGCTGCCAAAGAAAAAATTGACCAATTTCATGAAAAAttgatgtaagagcatctccagtcgcgtccccaagcgTTATTTTGGGGGACTACGGACAAGAAATAGAGAAAAACGTTTTCCAAtcacgtcccccaaagctaaatagcgtCTCATTTTGTGTCCCGCGTCCATGCATGCAGTCCCTAGTCTCTACATGCCATTCTAttttcccacactttctctcacctactttttccCTCATGGGTGGTCCCCTCTTTTAAAAtacactagatgataccccgcacgtTGTTGCGGGATATTTTATTAATATTTGTTATATTATTCTATAAATTATACTTCTTGGAATAGTCAAATTATAAAATAAATTATTTATAATTAAGATTAGTCATTGTGCTTGTAGAGAAAAACATATATCTATGAATTCTGCACAGTTGAAGTGATTAAACCAATATCTACGTGCCACCTATGAAATAGTCCAATAAAGTTAACATATATTCGTAGAATAAAAAGTATGGAAGGTATATAAATGTACATCCAAAACAAACCTTTCAGTTGTAGGAATACAGAAAGGAATACATAGATCCCTACTTTTTGATTGGTATCTCTATAACTAAGTATTTCATCTCCATTAAAGATACTTCTCTCAACATATTAATTTTTCATGCAACCATGTTTACTTGATCAACAAATGAGTGGAGATGAGTCAAGCTTTCATTTCTGTACTCTTCCGCACTAAGTACTCCATATAATCAGAGACTGGGCACTTGAAGGAAAGCACCGATTCCATTGTCTAGTACGGAGTAACTCCAAACTGAATGTTGCAGTTCATGTCCCGCTAGAATGTGTCATAGGGGTAGCTAGAAATGGGAACCGTACACCAAGACCAGGTGTAGTCCAGTTTAGCCCAGCACATGACTTGGACTAACAAACTGAGATAATTTCAGAGGAAGTCCTGACCGATCTTGGCATATCAATCAGAAGGAAAGAACACCAATTTAACTTTTTGATCTAAAAATATATGAGGAGATACCGATTCATGTGACAATTGCCAATCTGTATGCGAAGGCGAGCGTCAGTACACGACGACCTTGGAGATTTGTTGTATGAAATACCAATACATGTGAAAAGTTAATCCATTCTACAAATAGGAAAATGAGTACCTCTAATGCATGATGCCATCGTCTTCTTAGAATGCTTCCCTACCATCATTGATAAAACATATGGAGAAAATATGATTCACCAATAGCACCGGGCTGCCATTGTATCTTCTCACTCAAAGCAGAACATGATGGAGCTTGTCGAGAAACCTGGCCGCGGTGCTGCTCGTCTAGATCACACGCCGACATTTCACACGCGGAGCGCCGGAATTGTCCAGAAATCCATCCGGGTGGAGAAGGCATCAAGGCAGGGGTTTCAAGTTCCTCGCCAACAACACAGTGTTTCCGAGGAGAAACCTGACAGCGTGTATACCCATGTTTGGTGTATCCGACGGGAATGGAGCAGCTTAAATAGGGAGAGTACGTCCATGGAATACATTAGTGGGCGGTAAAAGAACTCCATCAGTCTTGATTGCAGTAgtggaggagacgaagaggaaagGATTTACTCCGGGATGCGAAGAGACAAAATAAATCAATTGTTGAGGAATTAACTGAGGTGATACATAGGATTGCTGCAGAATGTGAACAGACAATATAAATCCAACGTGACATAATTAATTGAGGTGGCTTCCGAATGTGAACAGACAATATAAATATCCAACGTGACATTTTTTGTGTGGCCGAGGTGGCAGGATTGAAGACACATGGCAGCTTAGGATTGCTGAGATATGCTTCATGAGGTGGACACCTGCACATGATGA from Lolium rigidum isolate FL_2022 chromosome 4, APGP_CSIRO_Lrig_0.1, whole genome shotgun sequence encodes the following:
- the LOC124647262 gene encoding RING-H2 finger protein ATL66-like, giving the protein MASQDVDDSNFALHGRGVPLLVGLLALVVAFVAVCLYLRWACTRRRRRAADLEASSSAAVASRAIPGLDADATNGLPVTLYSPTRSSGVKAGGGEEEQVVEAECSICISALVAGEKVKVLPPCGHCFHPNCVDAWLLAQPSCPLCRTTLLPVTAGGKPDVVNGGDSPV